One genomic region from Candidatus Zixiibacteriota bacterium encodes:
- the rlmB gene encoding 23S rRNA (guanosine(2251)-2'-O)-methyltransferase RlmB produces MNVKIGAKNEDDLIEIIGGSGGPALILILDTVQDPHNLGACLRTADAAGAHAVVAPKDRSVGLTDTVRRIASGAAESIPFVQVTNLARTMETVKAAGLWIVGTSDAADKTVFEMDMTGPVAIVMGSEGTGLRRLTEEHCDFMAKIPMSGSVECLNVSVAAGVCLFEAVRQRRGK; encoded by the coding sequence TTGAACGTGAAGATTGGTGCGAAAAACGAAGATGACCTCATTGAGATAATTGGCGGTTCCGGCGGTCCGGCGTTGATTCTGATTCTCGATACGGTACAGGACCCGCATAATCTTGGCGCGTGTTTGAGGACGGCCGACGCTGCCGGAGCACACGCGGTGGTGGCTCCGAAAGACCGTTCGGTCGGTCTGACCGATACGGTCCGAAGAATTGCCTCCGGAGCGGCAGAGAGCATACCGTTCGTTCAGGTAACGAATCTGGCCAGGACAATGGAGACTGTTAAGGCGGCCGGACTCTGGATTGTCGGTACATCAGATGCCGCGGATAAGACTGTTTTCGAGATGGACATGACCGGTCCGGTGGCAATTGTGATGGGTAGTGAGGGGACAGGCCTGCGCCGATTGACGGAGGAGCACTGTGATTTTATGGCAAAGATTCCGATGTCCGGGTCGGTGGAATGTCTGAATGTCTCGGTAGCTGCGGGGGTTTGTCTTTTCGAGGCCGTGCGGCAACGTCGCGGCAAATAA
- a CDS encoding peptide deformylase, whose translation MSVREIIQLGDPRLYQKAEEVSHEKLPVLRRVVADMHDTMMDFRLTYGFGRAIAAPQIGVAKRLIYMFIDQPVVLINPILFDLSKDMMTVWDNCMSFPHLQVKVKRHKTGRITFRDLKFNEISWNLEGDLSELLQHECDHLDGILAVQRAIDPKSFAVRTPKAPR comes from the coding sequence ATGTCAGTTCGGGAAATTATACAGTTGGGCGACCCGCGTCTTTATCAAAAGGCCGAAGAGGTCAGCCATGAGAAACTCCCCGTCCTTCGTCGTGTGGTGGCAGACATGCACGACACCATGATGGACTTCAGGCTGACTTACGGCTTCGGACGCGCTATTGCCGCGCCCCAGATAGGCGTGGCCAAACGGCTGATCTACATGTTCATCGATCAACCTGTCGTTTTGATCAACCCCATCCTGTTTGATTTGAGTAAGGACATGATGACAGTCTGGGACAATTGCATGTCCTTCCCGCATCTTCAAGTCAAAGTAAAGCGTCACAAAACGGGCAGAATCACCTTTCGCGATCTTAAGTTCAACGAGATCTCGTGGAACCTCGAAGGTGACCTGTCGGAGCTGCTTCAGCACGAGTGCGACCATCTCGATGGTATCCTCGCTGTCCAACGCGCTATCGACCCCAAGTCTTTTGCGGTGCGCACCCCCAAGGCACCTCGTTGA